GAATATTGATGCCCTAGAGGGCTACGACCCGCAAGGGCCGCCCCAAGCCAACGACTACCTGCGCCTGGCCCTGCAGGTCTACACGCCGACTGGCGAGCCGCTGGGCAGCGCGTGGGGCTACATAATGAGCGTTGAGCAGGCACGCGAGTGGGGTGGGACCCTGCTACGCTCCGGGAATTGGCGCGCCCAGGCCTAGAGTTGCTTTGCGTTGGGCGAGGCGCTCCCGTCGGCCGGTTGGGCTTGCGGCACCTCGACAGTGGGCTGATTGAGCTCGATCTGCAGCGCGTCGCTCGTCTCGGGAGAATTGGCTACTGGAGATGTGCCCTCGGTAGGCGAGGATACAGAGGGGCTAGACTTGGGCGATCGCTCGACAACTTGCGGCGCCGGCCCTTGGCTACTAGGCGACAGCAGTCCAATGGCAGCGGCCAAGGCTGCCGCGACCGCGCCGCCACCCCAGAGCGCGCCCTGCCGGACGCGACGCCACCGCAAGCGCCGAAAGACGCGCTGCTCGACCGCCGCAACGTTGAGCTCGCGGCTGGTTCGAGCAATGGCCTGCAAGCCTTGCCGCAACTGGCAAAGTTGCTGGTACTGCCTTTGCGCTTCGGCATCGTTGGCCAGCCATTGCCGGACTTGCCGGCGCTCGGCTGGCGTTACTTTGCCGTCCAAATAGGCGCTCAAAAGCTCGTAGCGATCGCGGGGTTGGTTATCCATGGCTGCCTCTAGACCGACTGACCTGCGAAGGGGAGCAAGCGGAAGGACCGCTCATTCATTAAGGTATCCTTGCAAGACTTCTTGCAAGCGGGTCCGCGCCCGCGCAATGCGCGATTTGACCGTTCCGAGCGAGACGCCGGTCGCCTCGGCAATTTCCTCGTAGGCGAGCCTTTCAATCTCGCGCAGCACGATGGTGGTTCGAAACGTTTCGGGCAAATCGGCGATCGCGCGCTGCAGTTGCTCGTAGAACTCTTGCGTTGCCAGATCGTCATCGGGGCTGGGATCCTCGGAAGGGATCTCCCAGGCCATCTCCCCATCTTCCATGGTACGGGGCGCATCGAGCGAGACTGGGGGCTGCACCCGCTTGCGCTTGCGCAGCTCGTCGTAAAACAAGTTGGTGGCAATGCGGCTCAACCAGCCCTGAAACTTGACCGGGTCCTGCAAGCGCCGGATGTTGCGATAGACCCGGACCCAGACTTCCTGAGCTAGATCCGCGCGATCCGACCAATCCGGGGCTAGGTGGTACAGCACCCGATCGACATGCGGTTGGTAGCGGCGCAGCAGCTCGGCGAATGCGCCTCGTTCTGGGGTCACCCCTTGCTGGCAGCGCAAGATCAAATCGTGGTTCGAAAGCTTCTCGGACAGCACTGACCGGGGTGGAACAGTCACCTCAGCGCCAGACCAGGATACCGGACTCGATTGCATCGTGGACGCGAGCCTGCTCTACGCTTGCTGCTGACGGGCTCGCTCGGCGAAAAGTTTCCGGCTGGCTGGATTAGCGGATCCCTTGATGCCGCCACGGCACCGGATCGACCGCCACGCCGTGGACGTAGAGCCCCCAGTGGAGGTGCGGCCCGGTGGAAGCGCCGGTGGAGCCTACCGTACCGATGCGCTCGCCGGCTTCGACGAATTGCCCCTGCTCGACCGCAATCGAGTTGAGGTGCAAAAAGATGCTCTGGACGCCTTGCCCGTGGTTGATGCCCACGGTATTGCCGTTCAACCGGAACTTCCCCTCAGCGCGCCCAACCAGCCCAATGCGACCGGCTGCCGGCGCAACCACAGCGGCACCGCGACTGGCAGCATAGTCAACCCCGCCGTGGTAGTAGTCCTCGGCAAAATCGCCGTTGTAGTAGCGGCGCACCCCGTAAACCGTGGAGACGCTACCGGGATTGGGACGCTTAAATTGACCGTCCCAGAATTTTTTTTGGGTCACGTTTTGCTTGAAGGCCTCGATGCGATCCAGCTCTGTCTGGGTGGGCTCGGGGCCGCCGCCAGCTAAGTTGATGCGCTGGGTGGGGAAGCTGTGATCGCGCAGCCAAACCGCGACAGTTTTGGTGTTGCTACCGCTGGTGACGCGCAGCTCGAGCCGCCCGGAGGCATCGAGCGGACTGGTGGGGACTAGGGCGCGATAGCGCTTGGGGCCAAGCTGGAACGCCGGATGGCTGCCCTCGGTATTGCTGCTGGTGACTTGGGGACGCTCGGCATCTTGCTCGGTGCGAATGCGAACCGAGATCGTCTCGCCCTGCTTGGGGTTGTCGGGCTCGATATTGAGCTCGAGCGCGCGCGCCGAGCAAGTTGTCATGAGGGTTCCAAGCGGGATCGCCCCGAGCAGCAGGACCAATCGCGCTTGTCGGGCAAGAGACTGCAAATCCATAAGCTTCGTGTCAGGATTGGGGTTTGATGTAAGCCAGCGTTTGGCGCCAAATCAGGGTTTGCTCGCCCTGCCCGTCGCGCAGGCACAGGCAGTGCGGGTCTTGCCAAACTAGGGTGCCGATCAAGCGATCGTTGGTGAGCAGCTTGAGTTCCACCTGGCGCTGGTCTTGGATCCAGCTCTGCAGGTGGCGGATGCTGGGCAAGCCCGAATCGAACTCAGCCATCTCAACCGCGGTGGGGGGTACCCCCTAAAAGCACCATGAGCATTGCGTTTGCCAAGTACCAAGGATTGGGCAATGACTTTGTCGTCATTGACAACCGCCATCGCAGCGAGCCCGTCTTGGGAGCCAATGGGGCCATGCAGTTGTGCGATCGCCACTTTGGCATTGGCGCGGATGGGGTGATTTTTGCCTTGCCCGGCGCAGACGGCACTGACTGTAGCATGCGCATCTTCAACGCCGATGGCTCAGAGCCCGAGATGTGCGGCAACGGCATCCGCTGCTTGGCACGCTTTCTGGCCGAATCGACCGAATCGCAGGTCCCGAGCCGCTACCGCATCGGCACCCTGGCAGGCGTAATGGCGCCGCAATTGCGCTCGGATGGGCAAGTCACGGTCGATATGGGCGAGCCGCAATTGCTGGCAGCGGAAGTACCCACGACGCTGTGCGACGCTAACGAACGCGTGATCGCGCAGCCGCTAGCAGTGGACGGCGAGCATTGGACGGTGACGGCCGTGGGCATGGGCAACCCTCACTGCATCACCTTTGTTGAGGATGCCGATGCCATCCTGCTGGCAACCCTGGGACCGCAGTTCGAGCATCACGCGGCGTTTCCGCAGCGCACCAACGTCGAGTTCGTGCGGCAGCTGCGCTCGGATCGCTTGCAAGCCCGGGTCTGGGAGCGCGGCGCCGGTCAGACGCTGGCGTGCGGCACTGGCGCCTGTGCGGTGGTCGTGGCTGGGGCGCTTTTAGGCACCAGCGATCGCGCCGCTACGGTCGAGCTGCCCGGGGGCAGCTTGCACATCGACTGGTCTCAGCACGACGGGCGCGCCTACATGACCGGACCGGCAGAGCGCGTGTTTGTGGGCACTTACGGCAGCTAGCGCCCCCATGCCAGTGTGCCAAACTGGGACTGAGTTTTTGCCCCATTCCCGGTCGAGCGCACGCGAGAGCGAGGAGCCATGCCCGATCTAAACCGCGGCATCATGAAATTCGACAACGCCGATCAGCCCAGCGCTGTCTTGCTATCGGCCGTGTTGGTGTTGGGCGGCATTGGCGCCGCGATCGCCTGGGGCCTGCAAACGGCCTACGCGATCGACTAGCGCGACCGTGCGCCTCGCTGCCGCAGCTGCCCATCGTGTTAGCCGCGCCCGATCCCCTGCTAGCCGCTGCCGAACCCACGCCGTTGTTCGGTGCGGTGGCTATCGATGCGGGCGTGGTGGTGCTGATGCTGTTTCTCTCGGCCTTTTTCTCCGGCTCTGAGACAGCCATCACCGCCTTTGACGATTTGAAATTGCGGGGCCTGATCCGCGAGCGCGGCGATCCCCGCGGCATCTTTCGCCTGGTCTTAGAAAAGCGCACCCGCTTTATCACCACCATCCTGCTGGGCAACAACCTGGTCAATAACTTTTTGGCCATTTTGACCAGCAACCTGTTTGCCATTTGGCTGGGCCAGGCGGGACTGGGCGTCGCTACGGCTGTCGTCACGGTGATGCTGCTGATCTTTGGCGAGATTACGCCCAAATCGCTGGCCATCAACAACGTCCTGCCGTTTTTCAAGCTGGCCTCGCGCATCATCTACGCGCTCTCGCGGCTGCTGTCGCTGTTTGGCCTCATCGCTCTGTTCGAGGCCTTTACGCAGCGCACTATCCGCCTGTTCCAGCGCTTGTTTGGGCAGAACGTCCAGCAAGGGGAATCGCTCACTGAGCTGCAGCTCATGATCGAGCTGCTGGGGGGCAAGGGCAAGCTGGACCTCTACAAGCACCAGCTGCTCAACAAGGCCCTGATGCTGGATCGCCTCATGGCCAAGGATTTGGTCAAGCCCCGCATCGAGATGCGCACCATCGCGCACCAGGCCCGGCTGCAGGAGCTGGTGGATCTGTGCCTGGCAACCGGTCACTCGCGCATTCCCGTCCAGGAGGAATCCAAAGACCGCATCGTGGGCATCGTTCACTTCAAGCAGGCCCTGCAGCAGCTCCACAGCCTGCCCGAGGCCGAGCGCGATCGCACCCCCGTTACCGATGCCATGGACCCGCCCACCTACTACCCCGAGACCAAGCGCGTGTTCAACATGCTGCGCGAGATGCTGCAGCAGCGGCTGCACATGGCAATTGTGGTGGATGAGTACGGCGGCACGGTGGGCTTGGTGACCCTAGAAGACATCTTGGAAGAGCTAGTAGGCGAGATCTACGACGAGAGCGATTTGCCCCCCTCCCCGGCCGAGCGCAGCGGCTTGGATCGCCAACTCAACCCCTCCTGAAGGCACGCATGCGAGGGATTGAGGTTGAAGTCCCCCGCATTCGGTGTTAGATTGAGCATTTGTGAGTGCCGTGGGTCGGTGTCCGAGTGGTTAATGGAGGCGGACTGTAAATCCGCTGGCTTTACGCCTTCGCAGGTTCGAATCCTGCCCGGCCCACTCCCCCGAGCCCGTGTAGCTCAGTGGTAGAGCACACCCTTGGTAAGGGTGAGGTCACGAGTTCAAGTCTCGTCACGGGCTCTCGCGCCAGCTTTGGGCCAGCAGGGCCGGTCGCAGCAAGGCGGCCGGTGGCTGCATGAGGTGGAGCACGCGGGCGAGCGTGACGTAGGCTGCCGGATCGCGGCTGGCTAGGGCGGCGACGCGATCAAGGTAGCGCTGCCCCAGCCGCACGCTCGCCGCCGGTGGCGTGCGGCTGGGGCAGCGCCAGTCTTCGCCGGTTGCCATCAGCCAGGGCACCGTTTTGAGCCGGGCGAGCTGCCGTTGCACGCGCCGGGTCCAGCCGCGCTTGCAGCGGGCCTGCAGCGCTTGCTGCAATGCCAGTGCCTCTAGGGCAGCCACGGTCATGCCCTGCCCGTAGACTGGGTTGAAATGGCAGCTGGCATCGCCCATGACGAGGAAGTTGGCCGGCTGCGCCGGCAGCGCTTCGTAGTGGCGCCAGCGGTTCTCGATGCCGCGGTAAGGGTATAAGGGCGAGAGCGGCTGGGCCGCTTGCACTGCCGTTGCCAGTTCGGGATGGCCTGTGCTGCGCGCGAAGGCAGCAAAACCCGCTTCATCGCTGGGGGGCGGGTCGCCGCCGGCCCCAGGAGCGTGATGGTCCAGCGATCGCCTTCCACCGGATAAATGATGCCCCCGCGCGGCCGATCAGGGGCTTGTGGCATAGCGTAGAGCACCTTGCAATCGGGCCGGGCAGGGGCTGGCAAGCGGCACCAGCGCGTCGTGTAGCCCAAGCTGGGCTGGACGCGCGTCTCGCGCGGGGCCGGATGACCCAGCTGCTGCAACCACCGGGGGGCTGCCGAGTGGCGACCGCTCGCATCCACCACCAGTTGGGCCGCAATGCCCTCGGTCTTGCCGCTGTCCTGACAGAAGCGGACGCCTTGAACGGCGTTGCCGCGGTCGTTGGCAACCAGCTCGGTGACCTGGCAGCCATCGCGGCATTCGATGCCATCGCGCGCCATCAAAGCCTGGCGCAGCGTTGCCTCCAGCAGCCCGCGGCTGCAGGCGTAGCTGCCTAGCTCGGAGGGGCATTGCGGCGCCCAACGCCCGGCCAGCCACCAACGCACGTCGGCCGTCCAGTTCACCCAGCGCGCGCCGCGCTGGGCCAGCGTTGCCGGCAGCCCCGGAAACAGCGATGCCAAAACCTGCTGTCCGCGCGCGAGCAGCACGTGGGGACGGTAGCTCTGCGGCACGCCGCGGCGCGCTGCATCCGGCTCAGGGACGCGATCGCGCTCCAGCAGCGTGACGCGCTCGAAGCGATCACGCAGGACCCGCGCCGCCAGCAGGCCGGCAACGCCACCCCCAATGACAACGGCGCGGGAGGCAGGCACAGGCTCAGAACCGCCCGGCTAGAGCCGCTTCGCAGCGCTGGCAGATCGTGGGGTGGTGTGTGGACTGGCCCACGCTGGGGTCGTGGTTCCAGCAGCGATCACATTTGTCGCCCTGGGCGCGCGCAATGCCAATGGTAAACCCCTCGCTGGCATGGCAGTGCGCGGCGCGTTGCGCCGGCTCGGGGCTATCCAGCAACTCTACTTGGGAGGCCAGCAGCAGGTAGCGCAGCTCATCTACCGAATCCGCAACAGCCGTGCTATCGGCTGGATTGTAGCGTTGCAGCCACTGGCGCCGCTCGGGATCGCTGACGTAGAGCAGCACCCGCGCCTCCAGCGGTGCGCCAATCGTTTTGGCTGCGCGCGCCTCTTCCATGACCTGGTTGGCCTCCTCGCGCAGCTGGCGCAGCACCGACCAGGCACCGGCGAGGGCCTCATCGGGCCAGTGCGGCTCGCGATGGACCCAGCCCGACTCAAAAACTGAGCGATAGCCCGTGCGGTAGGGCAGGTGCTGCCAGATATCTTCGGCCGTGTGGCACAGCACCGGCGCGATGGCCTTGGCGAGGTTCTCCACCGCGATCGCTAGCACGGTCTGGCAGCTGCGGCGGCGCCAGGCATCGGCCGCCGAGATGTAGAGCCGATCCTTGGCGACGTCGAGGTAGAAATTCGACAGCTCGGTAACGCAGAAGTTTTGGATGGTTTGGAAAAAGCGGTAGAACTGGTAGGTCTCGAACCCGGCGGTGACCTCGTCAAACACCGCTGCCATGCGGTGCAGCAGGTAGCGATCCAACTCGGGCAGCTGCGCGTAGGGAACGCCATGCTGCGCCAGGTCAAAGTCGTAGAGGTTGCCCAGCAAAAAGCGCGCCGTGTTGCGGATTTTGCGGTACGCATCGGCCAGCTGGCTCAGGATGGTGGGGCCAATGGGCACATCCGCCGAGTAGTTGACCGAGGAGACCCACAACCGCAGCAGGTCGGCCCCATAGGGAGGTTGCTTTTTCTGGTCGCGGCCGCCTTCAATGATGGTGGCCGGATCGACAACGTTGCCCAGCGACTTGCTCATTTTGCGCCCCTGCTCGTCCAGGACAAAGCCGTGGGTGAGGACGGCTTGATAGGGGGCTTGGCCGTGGGTGGCCACGCTGGTGAGCAGGCTGGACTGGAACCACCCCCGGTGCTGGTCCGAGCCTTCTAGGTACAGATCGACCGGGTAGTGCAGCGCCGGGTGCTGCTGCGCCACGGCCGCCCAGGAGGTCCCCGAGTCGAACCACACGTCCATGGTGTCGGTGCCTTTACGGTAGGTGCGGCCGTCGCTGCGGTAGGGCTCGGGCAACAGCTCTTGCGCCGAGAGCTCCCACCAGGCATCCGAGCCGCGCTGGGCGAGAACCTGCTGCACGCGGGCGATGGTGGTTTCGTTGAGCAGCGGCTCGCCCGTTTCGGTGTCGTAAAACACCGGGATGGGAACCCCCCAGCTGCGCTGGCGCGAGATGCACCAGTCCGTGCGCTCCTGCACCATCGAGCGGATGCGGTTGGCGCCCTGAGGCGGGTACCAATCCACTGCCGCGATCGCCGCTAGGGCCGCCTGGCGGAAGCCATCCACCGAGGCAAACCACTGCTCGGTGGCCCGAAAGATAGTGGGCTGCTTGGTGCGCCAGTCGTAGGGGTACTTGTGCTCGTAGGCTTGTTCTTGCAGCAGGGCGCCGGCTGCTTGCAGCGCTTCGATGACGGCGGCGTTGCCCTCACCCAGCACATCCAGGCCGGCAAATTGCCCGGCTTCCTCGGTAAAGCGCCCCTTGCCATCCACCGGCGAGAACGTCGGCAAGCCGTAGTGCTGGCCCACGGCGTAGTCCTCCTGGCCGTGGCCGGGGGCCGTGTGGACCAAGCCCGTGCCCGACTCGGTGGTGATGTAGCTGCCGCCAACCACCACCTCCCCCTCGCGCGCGTAGAGCGGGTGGCGGTAGCGCGAGCCGGCTAGGGCACGCCCCGAGAGCGTGGCCTGCACGGGCAGCGCCCGATCCAGGACGGCTGCCAGCCGCTCCACCAGCTCGGCAGCCACCAACAGGTAGCGGCCGCCCGCACTGGCCTCGCCGGCATCAACAACCGCGTATTGCAGCTCCGGGTTGACGGCAACGGCCAAGTTGCCGGGCACGGTCCAGGGTGTCGTCGTCCAGATGGCTAGGGCCAGGTGGGACAAAAAGCCCGCCAGCACGGGCTGAGCCTGCTCCCCCAGCGCCGTTACCAGAAACGCCGTGTAAATGCTGCGCGAGACGTGCCCTTCGGGGTACTCCAGCTCCGCCTCGGCCAGCGCCGTGCGCGAGCTGGGGCTCCAGTGCACCGGCTTGCGGCCGCGGTAGATGTAACCCTGGAGCGCCATTTGCCCAAAGACCCCAATTTGCGCGGCCTCGTACTGGGGGTTGAGCGTGAGATAGGGCTCGTCCCAATCGCCCCAAACGCCATAGCGCTGGAAGCCCGCCAGCTGCTGCTGCATGGCCTCGAGGGCAAAGTCGCGGGCTTTGCGGCGCAGCGCCAGCGGCGTCAGCTCGTGCCGCTCGCTACCGCTGAGCTGTTGCAGCACCTCCAGCTCAATGGGCAGCCCGTGGCAGTCCCACCCCGGGATGTAGTGCGCCTTGTAGCCTTGCAGCAGCTTGTACTTGTTGACGATGTCTTTGAGGATTTTGTTGAGCGCGTGCCCCATGTGCAGCGCGCCGTTAGCGTAGGGCGGCCCGTCGTGCAAGACAAAGGTCTCGCCCGGGTTGTGCCGCGAGAGCTGCTCGTAGATTTGGTGCTGCTGCCAAAACTGCTGGTACTGGGGTTCGCGCTGGGCCGCATTGGCCCGCATGGGGAACTCGGTTTGGGGGAGGTTGACGGTGTCTTTGTAGCTGGGGGCGGTTGTCACGAGTCTCGCGCCACTGGCGTCTGCTACGACTCAACATACCACCGGCCGCTGCGGCTCCTGGCTGCGCGCTAGGACTGCGGTGGTTGCGATGGGGAGCCTCCTTCGGCGTCTTGCCCGTTGCCTTGCTCGGGCGCGCTCTCAGTTGGCCCCTGCTCGCTCTCGCTCGCTGGGGTCTCGCTCGGTTCTGCCGATTCGGCGGATTCCGGTTCTTGGCTTGCGCTGCTTGGGGATGCGGTGGCCGTTGCTTCGGCGCTTCCGCGACTGGGCTCGGCGGCCTCGGTTGAGCTCGCCTCGGTCGCGGTTTCGCCCGCTGGCGCTTGCTGGCGCTGGAAGCGTCCCTGCAGGCGCTCGAGCAGATTGCCTGGGGCCCAGCTGCGGGCTTGCTGCAGCAGCTTGGGCGAGATCTCGGTCTGCTGCGAGGGGGCGACCAGGGCGCGCCGCAGGGTGACCGTTTGCCAGCCCAACCAGCCCAACAGGGCAACGCTAGCAGCCTGGCCCAACAGGACGCCCCCCGTGATGCGGCCGGCACACACCCATAGCACTAGCGCGTAGAACAGGCCGGCGCCACTCCAGAAAAAATCGCTTTTGCGGTGGATCTCGGGTAAGAAGAAAGCCGCCAGGTACAGAGCCAAGCTCCCCAGGGCGACGGCGATCGCGAGCAGGTGTGCCAGCATCTAGGGCCCCCTTAGTCTCAATCGGGCGTTGCTGCCTCTACCCATACCAGCCACAGCGCGGTTTGGGGACAAATCCCGGGCAGCGCCAATCGCCAGTCCGTCCCCAGCGGGCTAGCCTGAGGGTGAAGCAGCCCCACCGCAAGCGAGGCAGCGATGGCACACCCCAGCTTTGGCGTGATCGGCCTGGCCGTCATGGGCGAGAACCTGGCGCTCAACGTCGAGCGTCGGGGCTTTCCGGTGGCCGTCTACAACCGCACGGCGGCCAAAACCACCGAATTCATGGACAAGCGCGCCCAGGGCAAAAACATCACGCCCGCATATTCGATTGAGGAATTCGTCCGCACCCTGGCACCGCCGCGCAAGATCCTGGTCATGGTCAAAGCGGGCAAAGCCGTCGATGCCGTCATCCAGCAGCTCAAGCCCTTGCTCGATCCCGGCGATTTGATCGTCGATGGCGGCAACTCGCTCTACGAAAACACCCAGCGGCGCACCGAAGAGCTGGAAGCAGCTGGCCTGGGCTTTGTCGGTATGGGGGTCAGCGGCGGCGAGGAAGGCGCCCTCTACGGGCCCAGCCTCATGCCCGGCGGCACCCGCGATGCCTACCAAAAGCTCGAGCCCATCCTCAGTGCCATTGCCGCCCAAGTGGAAGACGGCCCGTGCGTGACCTACATCGGGCCGGGGGGCGCCGGCCACTACGTCAAGATGGTCCACAACGGCATTGAGTACGGCGACATGCAGCTCATTGCCGAAGCCTACGACCTGCTGCGCAACGCGCTCGGGCTGGGGCCGCAACAGCTCAGCGAGATCTTTGCCCAGTGGAACGAAACCGAGGAACTGAACTCGTTCCTGGTCGAGATCGCCGCCGATATCTTCACCAAGCCCGATCCCGAAACTGAGCGGCCGCTTCTCGATGCCATCCTCGATTCGGCTGGCCAAAAGGGCACCGGGCGCTGGACGGTCTACAGCTCGCTCGAGATGGGCGTGCCCATTCCCACCATTTACGCGGCGGTTAACGCGCGGGTGATCTCGGCGTTTAAAGAAGAGCGCGTCGCTGCCGCCAAGCAGCTCGCCGGTCCGGCCAGCCAGTACGACGGCGACGCCCAGGCCTTGATCGCCCAAATCCGCGACGCGCTCTACTGCTCCAAAATGTGCTCCTACGCCCAGGGCATGGCCCTTTTGAGCAAGGCTTCCGAGGAGCTCGGGTTCAACCTGGATTTGAGCGAGATCGCCCGCATTTGGAAAGGCGGTTGCATCATCCGCGCGGGCTTTCTGGGCAAGATTCAGGCGGCCTTTGGCGACAATCCCAACCTGGCCAACCTGCTACTGGCCCCCGAGTTCAAGCAAACCATTCTGGACCGCCAGCAAGCCTGGCGCGATGTCATCGCCACAGCCAACCAACTAGGCATCCCCGTCCCAGCCTTTAGCGCCTCGCTGGATTATTTCGATAGCTACCGGCGCGAGCGCCTGCCGCAAAACCTGACCCAGGCCCAGCGGGACTACTTTGGCGCCCACACCTACGAGCGCGTCGATCGCCCCCGCGGCGAGTTCTTCCACACCGAATGGGCCAAGCTCTAGCGATCGCAGGCGTCGTCCGAGCGTTGCCCGCCCCAGCAGCGATAAACTAGGTCCTCTAGAAACCTCTGTCGCAAGCGCGTGCCATGACTGAGCCCCCCATGGCGGCCGACTGGTGGCAGGCGGCGTTTCCCCACGGCCGACAGACCCTGACCGTGCGCGATGCCCGCGGGGCCCCGTTGCGCCTGGCCTACGGCGAAAAGGGGCAGGGCCCGCCGCTGGTGTTGGTGCACGGCATCGGCCACTGGAGCTACGAGTGGCGCCACCTAATCGACCCGCTGGCGCAGCACTTTCGCGTCATTTGCTTTGATGCCAAAGGGCACGGCTTTTCCCAGAAGCCGCGCGATGCCGACATCACCCACTTGGGCACTGAGCTGTGCCAGGTCGTGCGGGCGCTGTGCGAGGAGCCACCTACTGTGATGGCGCAATCGCTGGGCGCGCTGGCAGCGCTGGCCGCCGCCCAGGCCGAGCCGGCGCTGGTGGCCCGGACGATCGCCATCAACGTGCCCGTGTTTGCGCAAGCCCTGCCCAGTTGGGGCATGCAGCTGATGGCGAGCTTGCCGCTGCCGCTGGCTGAGGCGGTCGATGAGTGGCGCCTCGCCCGGCCGTTTGCTGCGCCCATCCGGGCGATTGTGGGCCAAACCAGCCGCGAGGTGGTGGCCGATGCCCGCTCGATCTCGGCGCGGGACTGTTACTGGCTCACCTATCCCTACCTGGAGTGCCCGGGGGCGATCGCGGCCTTCTCGCGCATCCTGCGCCAGGCCGCCCGCGAGATTGCCGGCGCTGCCACCGGCCGGGACACCTACCTGGCCCGCCTGCAGCA
This genomic window from Cyanobacteria bacterium QS_8_64_29 contains:
- a CDS encoding transcriptional regulator, which produces MDNQPRDRYELLSAYLDGKVTPAERRQVRQWLANDAEAQRQYQQLCQLRQGLQAIARTSRELNVAAVEQRVFRRLRWRRVRQGALWGGGAVAAALAAAIGLLSPSSQGPAPQVVERSPKSSPSVSSPTEGTSPVANSPETSDALQIELNQPTVEVPQAQPADGSASPNAKQL
- a CDS encoding RNA polymerase subunit sigma encodes the protein MQSSPVSWSGAEVTVPPRSVLSEKLSNHDLILRCQQGVTPERGAFAELLRRYQPHVDRVLYHLAPDWSDRADLAQEVWVRVYRNIRRLQDPVKFQGWLSRIATNLFYDELRKRKRVQPPVSLDAPRTMEDGEMAWEIPSEDPSPDDDLATQEFYEQLQRAIADLPETFRTTIVLREIERLAYEEIAEATGVSLGTVKSRIARARTRLQEVLQGYLNE
- a CDS encoding peptidase, producing MDLQSLARQARLVLLLGAIPLGTLMTTCSARALELNIEPDNPKQGETISVRIRTEQDAERPQVTSSNTEGSHPAFQLGPKRYRALVPTSPLDASGRLELRVTSGSNTKTVAVWLRDHSFPTQRINLAGGGPEPTQTELDRIEAFKQNVTQKKFWDGQFKRPNPGSVSTVYGVRRYYNGDFAEDYYHGGVDYAASRGAAVVAPAAGRIGLVGRAEGKFRLNGNTVGINHGQGVQSIFLHLNSIAVEQGQFVEAGERIGTVGSTGASTGPHLHWGLYVHGVAVDPVPWRHQGIR
- a CDS encoding RNA-binding protein hfq — translated: MAEFDSGLPSIRHLQSWIQDQRQVELKLLTNDRLIGTLVWQDPHCLCLRDGQGEQTLIWRQTLAYIKPQS
- a CDS encoding diaminopimelate epimerase encodes the protein MSIAFAKYQGLGNDFVVIDNRHRSEPVLGANGAMQLCDRHFGIGADGVIFALPGADGTDCSMRIFNADGSEPEMCGNGIRCLARFLAESTESQVPSRYRIGTLAGVMAPQLRSDGQVTVDMGEPQLLAAEVPTTLCDANERVIAQPLAVDGEHWTVTAVGMGNPHCITFVEDADAILLATLGPQFEHHAAFPQRTNVEFVRQLRSDRLQARVWERGAGQTLACGTGACAVVVAGALLGTSDRAATVELPGGSLHIDWSQHDGRAYMTGPAERVFVGTYGS
- a CDS encoding HlyC/CorC family transporter, coding for MLFLSAFFSGSETAITAFDDLKLRGLIRERGDPRGIFRLVLEKRTRFITTILLGNNLVNNFLAILTSNLFAIWLGQAGLGVATAVVTVMLLIFGEITPKSLAINNVLPFFKLASRIIYALSRLLSLFGLIALFEAFTQRTIRLFQRLFGQNVQQGESLTELQLMIELLGGKGKLDLYKHQLLNKALMLDRLMAKDLVKPRIEMRTIAHQARLQELVDLCLATGHSRIPVQEESKDRIVGIVHFKQALQQLHSLPEAERDRTPVTDAMDPPTYYPETKRVFNMLREMLQQRLHMAIVVDEYGGTVGLVTLEDILEELVGEIYDESDLPPSPAERSGLDRQLNPS
- a CDS encoding isoleucine--tRNA ligase — protein: MTTAPSYKDTVNLPQTEFPMRANAAQREPQYQQFWQQHQIYEQLSRHNPGETFVLHDGPPYANGALHMGHALNKILKDIVNKYKLLQGYKAHYIPGWDCHGLPIELEVLQQLSGSERHELTPLALRRKARDFALEAMQQQLAGFQRYGVWGDWDEPYLTLNPQYEAAQIGVFGQMALQGYIYRGRKPVHWSPSSRTALAEAELEYPEGHVSRSIYTAFLVTALGEQAQPVLAGFLSHLALAIWTTTPWTVPGNLAVAVNPELQYAVVDAGEASAGGRYLLVAAELVERLAAVLDRALPVQATLSGRALAGSRYRHPLYAREGEVVVGGSYITTESGTGLVHTAPGHGQEDYAVGQHYGLPTFSPVDGKGRFTEEAGQFAGLDVLGEGNAAVIEALQAAGALLQEQAYEHKYPYDWRTKQPTIFRATEQWFASVDGFRQAALAAIAAVDWYPPQGANRIRSMVQERTDWCISRQRSWGVPIPVFYDTETGEPLLNETTIARVQQVLAQRGSDAWWELSAQELLPEPYRSDGRTYRKGTDTMDVWFDSGTSWAAVAQQHPALHYPVDLYLEGSDQHRGWFQSSLLTSVATHGQAPYQAVLTHGFVLDEQGRKMSKSLGNVVDPATIIEGGRDQKKQPPYGADLLRLWVSSVNYSADVPIGPTILSQLADAYRKIRNTARFLLGNLYDFDLAQHGVPYAQLPELDRYLLHRMAAVFDEVTAGFETYQFYRFFQTIQNFCVTELSNFYLDVAKDRLYISAADAWRRRSCQTVLAIAVENLAKAIAPVLCHTAEDIWQHLPYRTGYRSVFESGWVHREPHWPDEALAGAWSVLRQLREEANQVMEEARAAKTIGAPLEARVLLYVSDPERRQWLQRYNPADSTAVADSVDELRYLLLASQVELLDSPEPAQRAAHCHASEGFTIGIARAQGDKCDRCWNHDPSVGQSTHHPTICQRCEAALAGRF
- a CDS encoding phosphogluconate dehydrogenase (NADP(+)-dependent, decarboxylating), with the translated sequence MAHPSFGVIGLAVMGENLALNVERRGFPVAVYNRTAAKTTEFMDKRAQGKNITPAYSIEEFVRTLAPPRKILVMVKAGKAVDAVIQQLKPLLDPGDLIVDGGNSLYENTQRRTEELEAAGLGFVGMGVSGGEEGALYGPSLMPGGTRDAYQKLEPILSAIAAQVEDGPCVTYIGPGGAGHYVKMVHNGIEYGDMQLIAEAYDLLRNALGLGPQQLSEIFAQWNETEELNSFLVEIAADIFTKPDPETERPLLDAILDSAGQKGTGRWTVYSSLEMGVPIPTIYAAVNARVISAFKEERVAAAKQLAGPASQYDGDAQALIAQIRDALYCSKMCSYAQGMALLSKASEELGFNLDLSEIARIWKGGCIIRAGFLGKIQAAFGDNPNLANLLLAPEFKQTILDRQQAWRDVIATANQLGIPVPAFSASLDYFDSYRRERLPQNLTQAQRDYFGAHTYERVDRPRGEFFHTEWAKL
- a CDS encoding alpha/beta hydrolase — its product is MAADWWQAAFPHGRQTLTVRDARGAPLRLAYGEKGQGPPLVLVHGIGHWSYEWRHLIDPLAQHFRVICFDAKGHGFSQKPRDADITHLGTELCQVVRALCEEPPTVMAQSLGALAALAAAQAEPALVARTIAINVPVFAQALPSWGMQLMASLPLPLAEAVDEWRLARPFAAPIRAIVGQTSREVVADARSISARDCYWLTYPYLECPGAIAAFSRILRQAAREIAGAATGRDTYLARLQHNLDAVRCPTLVLWGERDCWFPVADGEALQARLPDARLQVLPGCGHDAAGCSPDRICEAALAFLNETQWPAGRAANLQDSRA